The segment CTAGAAAGTCAGTCACAGCCCCAAATCGAAAGCGATCCACCAGGTTGCCTATGGCCCCACCCAATACCAATCCCATCCCCAGCCGAAACGGCCAGCCTCTCCGGGAAAGGTGGTGAAAGTAAAGCCAGACCATCATTACTGCTACGACACAGGCCACAATCGTAAGGAACGTGGTGTCCAATCCCAGGCCAAAAACCGCACCTTCGTTGGTGGAAAAGGTTAAGCGGAATTTTCCATCGGCGGGAATGGACTGGCCGA is part of the Dehalococcoidia bacterium genome and harbors:
- the lspA gene encoding signal peptidase II, with product MTNTLKIKLSKHLLFLSTAAAVLISDQITKSLIRAHMTLGQSIPADGKFRLTFSTNEGAVFGLGLDTTFLTIVACVVAVMMVWLYFHHLSRRGWPFRLGMGLVLGGAIGNLVDRFRFGAVTDFLDVRLWGGYHWPSFNIADASLSTGVVILAFALLTLFESESPQL